Part of the Salinigranum rubrum genome is shown below.
CTCTCGCGCGCGGTCGAGACGGCGTCGTCGTAGCCGGTGTTGTCGGTGTCGAGTTTCGTGGCGACGACCACGTCGTCGCGGCCGACCTCGCCCGCATCGAAGGCGTTCGCCAGCCCTTCGCCGACGAACGACTCGTTGTCGTACATCTGAGCGGTGTCGACGTGGCGGTAGCCGACGTCGAGGGCGGTCTCCACGGCGGAGGCGCACTCGTCGCGGTCTGTCATCCGGTACGTGCCGAGGCCGATATCGGGGAGTTCGAGGGACATCTGTGGGCGTCTCGGGGGACGGTTTCGAGGGAGTCAAACCCACTGGTTTCCAGCCGCGAGGCCGCGCGGGGGCCGACCGGGACGGAGGTCGGTCACACCACGCGAACCGGGTCGATACCGTACTCGTCGGCCACTCGCTCCAGTTCTCGCGCCCGCGGCGCTAGCTCCTCGGGGGCGTGCGAGTCGGTCCCGAGGGTCAACTCGACGCCGTGGTCGAGGAGCACCTCCAGAAACTCGGCGGTGGGGTGAACGTCGCCGTAGTCGTCGAGGACGCGCCCGGCGTTGATTTCGGGTATCGTCGACGAGTCGCGGAACGCCGCCGCGAGTCGGACGTAGTCGTCGCGGGAGAGCAGGCCCCGAAAGGCGGGGTTGCGTTCGAGCAGGTCGGGGTGGGCCGCGACGTCGAACAGTTCCGACTCGGCGAGCGCGACGAGTTCGTCGACGTAGCGCGCGGCGAAGTCGCGGCGCTCCGCCTCGGACTTGCGGCCGAAGTAGCTCTCGAAGTGGACGTTGACGCCGTCGAGGTAGTGGACGCTCCCGATAGTGTAGTCGAAGGCGGCCTCGTCGAGGAACCGTTCGATTACGGATTCGTCGCGGGGGTCGTAGTCCATCTCGATCGCGTCGTAGAGCGGGAGGTCGAACCGCTCGCGGAAGGCGTCGAGCGCCTCCCGGCGGCGCTCGTACGTCCGGTCGAGGTTGTACCCCATCCGCGCGCGGGTGTGCTGAGCCTCCTCGCGGTCGGAGACGGTGCAGTGGTCGGCGAAGCCGACGGCGTCGAACCCCGCTTCCTCGGCGGCGCGAGCCATCGACCAGAGGAACCGGCCGTCGGAGTAGTTCGAGTGGACGTGGTAGTCGGCGATTGGCACGCCCGGAAGTAGCGACGGGAGGGTGGAGAACCTGTCGGCGACGTCCGCAGGCACTGGACGTTCGTCCATCGTGTCGTGTCAGTTCGAGACATTATGCGGCTCGTGAGCCGATGACACCCGTGGTCCCCTCCGAAACGATTTTCAGGAGTGGTTGCGGATGGTCGGTATGCCGAAGGAACCCGAAACAGGGTACGACCCGACGCTGGGTCGGAAGTTCGTTTTCGTGACGGGGGGTGTGATGTCCGGGCTCGGAAAGGGGATAACCGCCGCGAGCACCGGGAGACTGCTCGCCAACGCCGGTTTCGACGTCACCGCCGTGAAGGTCGACCCGTACCTCAACGTCGACGCGGGGACGATGAACCCCTACGAGCACGGGGAGGTCTACGTGTTGAAAGACGGCGGCGAGGTCGACCTCGACCTGGGTAACTACGAGCGCTTTTTGGGCGTGGACATGACCTCGGATCACAACGTCACGACCGGAAAAGTGTACAAACACGTCATCGAGCGCGAACGCGCCGGCGACTACCTGGGGAAGACGGTCCAGATCATCCCCCACATCACCGACGACATCAAGCGCCGCATCCGCGAGGCCGCCGAGGGGTCGGACGTCTGCATCGTCGAGGTCGGGGGGACCGTCGGCGACATCGAGGGGATGCCGTTCCTCGAAGCGCTCCGGCAGTTCGCCAGCGAGGAGAGCGACGAGGACCTGCTGTTCATGCACGTCACGCTCGTCCCCGACTCGAAGAACGGCGAGCAGAAGACCAAGCCGACCCAGCACTCGGTGAAGGAACTCCGCTCCATCGGCCTGCACCCGGACGTCATCGTCGGCCGGAACGAGCGGAGACTCGACGCCGACACGAAGGAGAAGATCGCGCTGTTCTGCGACATCCCGACCGAGGCGGTGTTCTCGAACCCCGACGTCGACGACATCTACCACGTCCCGCTGATGGTCGAGGACGAGGGCCTCGACGAGTACGTCATGGAGCGACTGGCGCTCGCCGGGGAGGCGCTCCCACACGCCGAGCGCGACAACCGCTGGCGCGAACTCGTCACGCGAGCCAGAGCGGAGGACGAACCGGTCGAGATTGCGCTCGTCGGCAAGTACGGGCTCGAAGACGCGTACATGAGCATTCACGAGTCGCTGAAACACGCCGGCATCGAACTCGGCGTCGAGGTCGACGTCAACTGGGTCGACGCCGAGAAGATGCGCGAGAACCACCGCGAACGCCTCCGGGCGGCCGACGGCGTCATCGTCCCCGGCGGGTTCGGCGTCCGCGGAACCGACGGGAAGGTCGAGGCGGTCCGTCACGCCCGCGAGAACGGCGTCCCGTTCCTCGGACTGTGTCTGGGCTTCCAGATGGCCGTCGTCGAACACGCGCGAAACGTCCTCGGGTTGGCGGGCGCGAACTCGGCGGAACTCGACCCCGGCACCCCTCATCCGGTCATCGACATCCTCCCCGAACAGAAGGAACTCGACGACATGGGCGGGACGATGCGGCTGGGCGCCCACGAGACGGAGATCGAACCGGGCACGCTCGCGGCAGAACTGTACGGCGACTCCTGCGTCGAGCGGCACCGCCACCGGTACGAGGTCAACCCCGAGTACATCGGACGGCTCGAGTCCGAGGGGCTCGTCTTCTCGGGGACCGCGGGACCGCGGATGGAGATCCTCGAACGCGACGACCACCCGTTCTTCTTCGGGACGCAGTTCCACCCCGAGTTCCGCTCGCGGCCGGACCGGGCGTCGCCGGCGTTCGTGGGCTTTCTCGACGCGGCCATCGACGAACGCGACGCGAAGGCCGAGAGCGAGGAGGTGACCGCCTGATGGTCGACGCCGAGGCGTTCATCGAGGAGGCGGTCGCCGAGATCAGAGAC
Proteins encoded:
- a CDS encoding PHP domain-containing protein; translated protein: MADYHVHSNYSDGRFLWSMARAAEEAGFDAVGFADHCTVSDREEAQHTRARMGYNLDRTYERRREALDAFRERFDLPLYDAIEMDYDPRDESVIERFLDEAAFDYTIGSVHYLDGVNVHFESYFGRKSEAERRDFAARYVDELVALAESELFDVAAHPDLLERNPAFRGLLSRDDYVRLAAAFRDSSTIPEINAGRVLDDYGDVHPTAEFLEVLLDHGVELTLGTDSHAPEELAPRARELERVADEYGIDPVRVV
- the pyrG gene encoding glutamine hydrolyzing CTP synthase, whose product is MPKEPETGYDPTLGRKFVFVTGGVMSGLGKGITAASTGRLLANAGFDVTAVKVDPYLNVDAGTMNPYEHGEVYVLKDGGEVDLDLGNYERFLGVDMTSDHNVTTGKVYKHVIERERAGDYLGKTVQIIPHITDDIKRRIREAAEGSDVCIVEVGGTVGDIEGMPFLEALRQFASEESDEDLLFMHVTLVPDSKNGEQKTKPTQHSVKELRSIGLHPDVIVGRNERRLDADTKEKIALFCDIPTEAVFSNPDVDDIYHVPLMVEDEGLDEYVMERLALAGEALPHAERDNRWRELVTRARAEDEPVEIALVGKYGLEDAYMSIHESLKHAGIELGVEVDVNWVDAEKMRENHRERLRAADGVIVPGGFGVRGTDGKVEAVRHARENGVPFLGLCLGFQMAVVEHARNVLGLAGANSAELDPGTPHPVIDILPEQKELDDMGGTMRLGAHETEIEPGTLAAELYGDSCVERHRHRYEVNPEYIGRLESEGLVFSGTAGPRMEILERDDHPFFFGTQFHPEFRSRPDRASPAFVGFLDAAIDERDAKAESEEVTA